The Bradyrhizobium oligotrophicum S58 genome contains the following window.
ACCGGCGCAGTAGACCACGAAGAGCTTGTCCTTGGGATACTCGGCCATCCGCTCCGCAGTCATGGTCCGGTGCGGAATGTTGATGGCGCCGGCGATGTGCCCCTTCGCAAACGAGGCCGGGCCGCGGACATCCACCAGGATGAAATCCGGATCGGCGGCACCCAGGCTTTCGTGAACGTCCCAGCAATCGGTCTCGAATCCGAGCATCGCCTCGAAATGCTGGAGCGCCAGCGCTGAGGGAGGGGCGGGCACTTCGGTGACATGCGTGGTCATTGGACCTCCATCCGGCTGGCGTGAACGGCCCAACTTCACTCGAAGTGGCCGCCGCCCCAAGTGACGGATCCGACAAAGTCCGGTAAGTTTCCGCCAATGCCGCCAGCCGCCGCCAACACCCGTCCCCGGGATCCGGGCCTCGTCGCCGTCATCGCCTATGACGGGCTGTGCACGTTCGAATTCGGCATTGCCGTCGAAGTGTTCGGACTGCCGCGGCCGGAGTTCGATTTTTCCTGGTATCAGTTCACGGTCGTCGCGGCGGAGGGACGGCGATCACGCGCGATCGGCGGCGTCGTGATCGAAGCCGGTGCTTCGCTCGCACGCCTGAAGGCCGCCAGCACGATCATCGTGCCGGGATGGCGCGATCGCAACGAGCGCCCGCCGGAGCGGCTGCTGCGCGCCATCTCGCAGGCCGCGGCGCGCGGAGCGCGATGCGTGTCGATCTGTTCGGGCGTGTTCGTTCTGGCCGCGGCCGGCCTGCTCGACGGCAAGCGCGCCACCACGCATTGGCGGCACATTCCCGACCTGAAGCGGCTCTATCCGGACATTTCCGTCGAGGAGGACACGCTCTATGTCGACGAGGGCAATGTCATCACCTCCGCGGGCAGCGCGGCAGGCATCGACGCCTGCCTGCATCTCGTCCGGCGCGACTTCGGCAGCAGGGTCGCGAACGCCGTTGCGCGCCGGCTGGTGATGCCGCCGCATCGCGACGGTGGACAGGCGCAATATGTCGTTGCGCCGGTCCAGGCGCGGCCGGGACGAACGATCGGTGAGGTCATGGACTGGGCTCGCGCGCGGCTGTCGCATCCCATCGCGATCAGCGCGATGGCCAAGCGGGCCCGGATGAGCGAGCGCACCTTCCTGCGGCGCTTCAGCGACGGCACGGGATCGAGCCCCGCGGCCTGGCTGCAGCAGGAGCGCATGGCGCGTGCGCGCGAACTGCTGGAGAACGCGACGCTGTCGCTCGCCGACGTGTCGGCGCAATGCGGCTACCAGTCGCTCGAAACCTTCCGCGTCGCCTTCCGGCGCAGCGTCGGAACGTCGCCGGCCGCCTACCGTTCGCGGTTCAGGACCGGGGCATCCTAGGACAAAACGTTCATATATGACCCTGGACAGGTGGTGGCGACGAGCGAACACGCCAACGAGTTACGCGTCATGCCCGAGCTTGTCGGCCATGACTGAGGAGAGATATCTGGCCACAAGCCCAGATTTCCACATGCGATTGCCTGCTTGATAGAGCGTCGCTCAGGCCACCATGGCCTTGCCCGCAGACGGCCCTTCCGCAGCATCCTTTTGCGCCTGCAGCAGTCCGACGATGTCCACATTGGGCCGGGGGCGGCTGAACAGGTAGCCTTGCCCCTCGTGGCAGCCTTCGGCGCGCAGGCAGCGCAGCTCCGCCTCGGTCTCGACGCCCTCGGCGGTGATGATGACGCCGAGACCCTTGCCGAGGCTGACGATCGAACGGACGATCGCCTGGGCCTCGCGGTTGGCGGCAAGATCGCGGATGAACGACTGATCGATCTTGATCTTGTCGAACGGAAAGCTGCGCAGATAGCTCAGGCTGGAATAGCCGGTGCCGAAATCATCCATCGAGATGCGGACGCCGAGCGCGCGCAGCGCATGCAGGGTCGCGAGCACCTGGCCGCTCTTCTCCAGCACCAGCGTCTCGGTGATCTCGAGCTCGAGCCGGCTCGGCGACAGGCCGGACTGCTTCAGCGCATCCATCACCAGCGACAGCACGTTGCCGACACGGAACTGCAGCGGCGACATGTTCACGGCGACGCGGACCTCGTCCGGCCATTTCGCCGCATCGCTGCAGGCCTGCCGCAGCATCGAGCGGCCGAGCGCCGAGATCAGGCCGGTCTCCTCGGCAATCGGAATGAACTCGGACGGCGGGATCATGCCGCGCTCCGGATGCGGCCAGCGCACCAATGCCTCGAAGCCGGTGATGTGGCCGGTCGAAAGGTCGATCAACGGCTGATAGTGCGGCCGCAGGACGTCGCGCTGGATGGCGTCGCGCAGCTCGATCTCGGTCTTGCGCCGGCTCTGCGCACGCGCATCCATGCCGGACTCGAAATAGCTGAAGGTGCCGCGGGTCTCGTTCTTCGCCCGCGACAGCGCCATGTCGGCGTTCTTGAGGAGCTTCTCGGCGTCGTCACCATCGTTCGGCGCCATCGCGATGCCGATCGTTGCACCGATCGTCACGGAGCTGCCATCGATCAGATAGGGATCCGCGATCGCCTGCAGCAGCCGGCGGCACAGCTGGACCGCATCATCCGGCCGCGCCAGCCCACCCTGCACGACCGCGAACTCGTCCGAGTTCAACCGCGCGACGATGTCCTCCTGGCGCAGGATCGAGCGCAGCCGCTTGCCGACGCCGCGCAACAGCCGGTCGCCGACGGCGTGACCCAGCGTGTCGTTGATCGACTTGAAATTGTCGAGGCCGAGCACCAGCACGGCCACCTTCTCGGAGCCGCGCCGCATCTGGGCGAGCTTGTCGTCGATCTTCTGGCGCAGCAGGTTGCGGCTCGGCAGGCCCGTCAACGCATCGTGCTGGGCCAGGAACGCCAGCCGCGCCTCGGCGCGCTTGCGCTCGGTGATGTCCATCAGCGCCAGCAGCACCGCCGGCCGATCGTTGTGGACGAGATGGCGCGAATAGATCGCAAGGTCGATCAGGGTGCCGTCGGCGCGGACATGCTTCCAGGTGCGCGCCGCCTGCTCCTCGCTGGACTGCTCGCCGGCCCAGGGCGGCTCGCTCTCATAGGCCTGGAGATTGCGGATGCTGAGCTGCTCGAAGGCGGCGCGGCTGTAGCCGTAATGCTGGGCGGCCGCATCGTTGACGCCGAGCACGCGCTCATCATCCGTCGCGCAGACGATCATCGGCACCGGATTGCCATCGAACAGCAGCCGGAACGACTCTTCGCGCTGCTTCAGCTCGGTGATGTCGACGCGCAGGCCGACGATGCCGCCGTCGCCGGTCAGGCGCTCCTCGATCAGGATGGTGCGGCCGTCCGACAGCCTCTGCTCGTGGCGGCCGCTCGGATGGAACAGCCTTTCGAGCCGTTCGGCGATCCACTCCTCTTCGCGGCCCGCCGCTTCCGGATAGTCGCCGCGGGCGACGCCGATCCGGATCGTATCCTGCAGCCGGGCACCGGATGCGAACAGGTCCGAGCTGCGATTGTAGATCTCGGCGTATTTCTTGTTCCAGAGGATGTAGCGGCCGTCGGCGTCGAGGAACACGATCCCCTCGGGAAGAATGTCGATCGCCTCGATCAGCCGATCATGCGCCTTCTTCGCCTCCGCCATCGCCACCTCGGCGCACTGGCCCGCGTCCTCGTCGATCGGGCCGCGCTGACGCAGGTTGTGCCGGCGCAGTCTTAGGCGTGGCTTGACCGGGTGGATTGCATCGCGAGCGCTTGGCACGCGATTGCGCTTTTTTGCCTTGGTTGGCCGAACGGGCCGCATCGCGTGCACTCTCCTTCTCGGAGAGCAGTTTTCGGCCACGTTTCTGAAAAAATGGTATCTTGATGCAGGACACTTCATCCGCTGGTTACGCGAAAACGCAAATACACTCTCGTATTTGGCGAGTTGAGACATGCGCAGTGGATCAACCGAGGGCTGCGGTACAACCAGCGATAAGTGACGTCGGTTGCTGCGGGTCAGAAAAGACCCGCATAACGTGCAACGGCCCAGGACATGGTGTTCATTTACCGAACACATTCAGGCAATTGAGCCATGTTCAGTCGGTTCCGCCAATCCGGCAGCAGGGTTAAAGCCCATTTAAAATGGCCACGATAGCGCGCCGTTGACGCAGAATTGGCATCCCGGCCGGCCGGCAACCGCTACACTGGCGTCATGCATGTCCGCCTGATTCTGGTCGCCATCCTCAGTTCGGCTCTCGTGGCCGCGGCGCCTCCGGCCCGTGCCCAGGACAAGGGCAGCGTCGAGCCCAAGGCCCTGCCGCCACTGGCGCATCCGGACGATCCAGATACCCCCGCCAAGGAGCTGTTCGCCCGTCGGCTCCTGCCCTCGGCCCAGCCGACCAAAGTGATCGGGACCTATAATCGCGGCTGCATCGCCGGCGCCGAGCGCATGCCGATCAATGGCGACGACTGGCAGGTGATGCGGCTGTCGCGCAACCGCAATTTCGGCCATCCCAATTTGATCGCGCTGCTGAAGCGGCTCGCTGCCCGGGCGCACAAGGACGCCGGCTGGCCCGGCATCCTGGTCGGCGACATCGGACAGCCGCGCGGCGGTCCGGCGCTGAGCGGCCACGCCAGCCACCAGATCGGGCTCGACGCCGACATCTGGCTGACGCCGATGCCCCAGCACCGGCTGTCGCGCAACGAGCGCGAGGAGACATCGGCGGTCATGATGGTGCGCGAAGACCGGCTCGACGTCGATCCGCGCGTGTTCACGAAGGGCCACCTCGCGGTGATCCGCGCTGCCGCGCTGGAGCCGTCGGTGCAGCGCATCTTCGTCAACGCCGCGATCAAGAAGGCGCTGTGCCGCGACGCCAGGGGAGACCGCAGCTGGCTCACCAAGGTGCGGCCGTGGTGGGGTCACGACTATCATTTCCACATCCGCATGGTGTGCCCACCCGGAAACCCCGACTGCCACGGCCAGACCGCCCAGGAGGGCGGCGACGGCTGCGGCGACCTCGACTATTGGTTCTCGGACGCAGTGCTGCATCCGCCGCCGCCGAAGGAGCCGCCCAAGCCGCCGCAGCCGATCACGATGGCGCAGCTGCCGCCGGCCTGCCGCGCCGTGCTGCATGCGCCGGACGCCAAGAATTGATGCTGCCGATGCTGACGCAATTGGGAGTCGCGGTGCCCAAGCGGCCGCTCTAGGATGACAGGGCTCGCGCCGTAATCGCGACGATCGAAGGGGATGACGGTCCCTCCACCTCCTGTTATCGCGGTATCGAAATGCCGCGCGCCGCTGCGCGGCGTAACCGTAGCGAGTCCGTCATGATCCTGATTCGTCCCGCCGCGATTGCCCTCCTCCTCATGCTGACGAGCACGGCCGCCCTCGCCGCCGAGCCGAGCGGCTGCGACAAGTTCAAATGGGACATCGCGCGCGAGCGCGCCGCGCTGACCGCGGCCGACCGCGAGAGGCTCACCTCGGGCGCCGAGATCGCCGCCATTCCTGCGACCGGCATCGTGCTGGAGCTGCGCCCGGCCGCCGAGGCCAAGCTGCCGACGGCGCCGGAACGCGCGCCGAAGGACGGCACCTTTGCCGGCATCACGCGGATCACCGCAGCGCCGAAGGCCGGCGTCTACACCATCAGCCTGTCGGCCGCGGCCTGGATCGACGTGGTGCAGGACGGCAAGGTTCTCAAGCCGGTCGGCTTCAGCGGCGCCACCGATTGCGACGGCATCCGCAAGACCGTGAAGTACGAGCTGGGATCGCAGCCTTTCGTGCTGCAGGTCAGCGGCGCACCGGAGAATACGATCTCGCTCGCGATCCTGCCGGCGGAGTGACCGGGGACGCAGCCCTGTGTAAGTGTCCCGATCATCTTGCCGGCGCGCCGCGATCTCGATCTAACCCAGGGTCTCACCCTCCCCTGGAGGGGGAGGGTCGCGCGCGAAGCGAGCGAGCGGGGTGGGGTGAAGCCGCGGGAACCGGTGCAAGTGGAGAGATCACCCCACCCCGGCTCACATGCGCTTCGCGCATCTGAGCCGACCCTCCCCCTCCAGGGGAGGGTGAGAGCGGGGCTGACCTCCAGGCTGCGCGCTGCGAAATCGCGACCGCGGAAGGCTGCGGACTTCTCGGAAAACCGAGCGAACGACGCTCACACCCCGACCACCGACGACCAGACATCGGCGAGCTTGCGCTTGACCTGCTGCTTGCGGGTCAGCACCGGCACGTCCTCCTCGTCTTCCGGCAGGCGCAGGCCGACGACGTTGACGCGGCCGCCGGAGATCGAGCGCGCGACCAGCACGATGGTGTCGAGCGCGACGGTGGCGCCTTCCTTCGGGGCGTTGTCGAGGTGGATGTCGAAATAGTCGGCCAGCGTCAGCCGCTCCTCGCCCTCGCCGAGCTTGACGCCATAGATGCCGGCGACCTCGTCGAGCGTATGCTCGGCCGAAACCATGAAGTCGCCGAGCAGATGCGGGTCGGGCGCCGCCGATGGCGGCATGTCGACGAAGAAGCGGTCGAGCGACTCGGCCTTCTCCGGCGGCGCCAACAGATAGAGATAATCGCCCGGTGCGATCGGCTCGGCCTCGGCCGGCGACAGGATCTGCTGGTTGCGGATCACCAGCGTCGGCTTGGACCAGGACGGAATCAGGCCGCGGCGGAAATACAGGCTCTTGGAGCGGATCGCGTAGCCGACCAGTTGCTGCTCGAGCTGGCCCGGCAGATCGAGCTCGATGCGGCGCGGGCCGCGATCGGTGCGCGGCAGCGCGACGTGCAGCTTGCGCGCGGCGACACCGAGCGTCCAGCCTTGCGCCAGCAGCGAGATGATGACGACGACGAAGGCGACGTCGAAATACAGATAGGCCTTAGACAGGCCGACCAGCATCGGGATCGACGCCAGGAAGATTGCGACCGCGCCGCGCAGGCCGGTCCAGGCGATGAAGGCCTTCTCCCGCCAGTTGAAGCGGAACGGATAGAGACAGAGAAACACCGCGGCCGGCCGCGCGATCAGCATCAGCACCAGCGCCACGGCAATCGCGGGCACGAGGCTGTCGAGCAGCCGGTGCGGCGACACCAAGAGGCCGAGCAGCACGAACATCACGATCTGCGCCAGCCAGGTCGCGGCATCGAGAAAGGCGACGACAGAATTATGCGCGCGCGTCGGCCGGTTGCCGATGATGATGCCGGCGAGATAGACCGCGAGGAACCCGGAGCCGTGGGCGATCTGCGCCATGCCGAAGATGACGAGCGCGGCCGTCGCCACGAACGGCGCGTGCAGTCCCTGCGGCAACGCCACCTTGTTGAGGCCGATCACCACCAGGCGACCGCCGACGATGCCGAACAGCGTGCCGAGCACGGCCTCGCGAACCAATTCGATCACGAAATGCGTGAACGAGCCGTGGCCGGCCGAGATCAGTTCGACCAGCATCAGGGTCAGGAACACCGCGAACGGATCGTTGCTGCCGGACTCCGCCTCCAGCGTGGCGCCGACGCGCGGGCGCAGCCGCAGGCCCTGGGCATGCACCAGCAGGAACACGGCGGCGGCATCGGTCGAAGCGATGACGGCGCCGACCAGCATGGCCTCGGTCCAGCCGAGGTCGAGGGCATATTTCGCGACCGGCGCGGTGATGAACGCGGTCATCAGCACGCCCACGGTGGCGAGCACCATCGAGGGCGCCAGCACGGTGCGGATGCTCTGGAAGCGCGTGCGCAGGCCGCCGTCGAACAGGATCAGCGCCAGCGCGACCGAGCCGACCAGATAGGTGGTACGGACGTCCTGGAATTCGATATGACCGGGGCCGGAATCACCTGCGAGCATGCCGATGACGAGGAACACCAGCAGCAGCGGCGCGCCGAAGCGCAGGGCCAGCAGGCTCGACAGGATGCCGGCCATGACCAGGACCGCGCCAAGGAGGATGGCAATGCTGACGGCGTCGAGTGATGTCATGAAAAAACGTTGATGAATCCGACTTTTACATCCTTATCGTCGCCACACTTGCACGCCAACCGGATTTGCTCATATCGCGGCGATATGCCCATTTTTCCATCCTCGCCCGCGTTCGGGGTATATTTCGGGGCAATCGCGCTTCACGAAAACGAGCTAAATCCTACGCGTCGGACCTGCCCGCGCCTCCGTTCCTCTCCGAGACCCTGCTGATGGACCTCGACTTAAAAGATATTCTCGACTTCCTGCAGACCGTGGCGCGCTCGATCGGCGCCGAGGTCACCTCGCCCTGGTTCTACCTTCAGCTCGGACTGGTGCTGAGCGGCGCGGGCCTCGCCTTCGCCGCCAGCGCCACGGTGCGCGCGCGCATCGACGTGACCTCGTTGGCGATGGGCTGGCCGGGCCCGCTGCGTCAGCTGCTGCGGGTGCTGCTGGAGAGCGTCACCACGGTGGTGTTCGTGATCCTGATGCGGATCGCGCGCACCGGCATGGTGCTGTGGACCTGGCCGAGCCGCTCCTATCTGCTCGCGGTCGCGCTCAAGCTCGCGCTGGCCTGGCTCGTCATCCGCCTGATCACCTCGGTGATCCGCAGCACCTTCATCGTGCAGATCGTGTCGATCTCGGCCTGGCTGGTCGCGGCGCTCAGCATCATCGGTCAGCTCGACAACGTGGTCGACGCACTCGATTCCGTCTCGGTCGTGCTCGGCGGCCTCAGGCTGACGCCGCTTCTGGTGATCAAGCTCGGCGTGCTGCTGCTCGGGGTGCTCTGGCTGACCAACATCGCCAGCAACTTCGTCGAGAGCCGGATCACGCGCTCGACTGATTTGACGCCGTCGATCCAGGTGCTGCTGATCAAGATGGTCCGCATGGGCCTGATGATCCTCGGCATCGCGATCGCCATCAGTGCGGTCGGCATCAACCTCTCGGCGCTCGCGATCTTCTCCGGCGCCGCCGGTGTCGGTATCGGTCTCGGCCTGCAGCGCATCGTCGCCAACTTCGTCGCCGGCATCATCCTGCTCGCCGACAAATCGGTGAAGCCGGGCGACCTCGTCACCATCGGCGACAGCTCGGGGCGCATCAGCGCGATGAATACGCGCTACATCTCGGTCGCCGCCGGCGACGGCCGCGAGTTCCTGATCCCGAACGAGGACCTCGTCACCCAGAAGGTGACCAACTGGACCTATACCGACAAGAACACGCTGGTGAAGGTCAATTTCGGCACCAACTACGATGCCGATCCCCGGCTGGTGTGCAAGCTCGCCACCGAGATGGCGGCCGAGATCCCGCGCACGCTGAAATCGAAGTCGCCGAACTGCCTGCTGACCGAGTTCACCGAGGCCGGAATGAAGTTTTCGCTGACCTGCTGGATCGCCGATCC
Protein-coding sequences here:
- a CDS encoding putative bifunctional diguanylate cyclase/phosphodiesterase; the protein is MRPVRPTKAKKRNRVPSARDAIHPVKPRLRLRRHNLRQRGPIDEDAGQCAEVAMAEAKKAHDRLIEAIDILPEGIVFLDADGRYILWNKKYAEIYNRSSDLFASGARLQDTIRIGVARGDYPEAAGREEEWIAERLERLFHPSGRHEQRLSDGRTILIEERLTGDGGIVGLRVDITELKQREESFRLLFDGNPVPMIVCATDDERVLGVNDAAAQHYGYSRAAFEQLSIRNLQAYESEPPWAGEQSSEEQAARTWKHVRADGTLIDLAIYSRHLVHNDRPAVLLALMDITERKRAEARLAFLAQHDALTGLPSRNLLRQKIDDKLAQMRRGSEKVAVLVLGLDNFKSINDTLGHAVGDRLLRGVGKRLRSILRQEDIVARLNSDEFAVVQGGLARPDDAVQLCRRLLQAIADPYLIDGSSVTIGATIGIAMAPNDGDDAEKLLKNADMALSRAKNETRGTFSYFESGMDARAQSRRKTEIELRDAIQRDVLRPHYQPLIDLSTGHITGFEALVRWPHPERGMIPPSEFIPIAEETGLISALGRSMLRQACSDAAKWPDEVRVAVNMSPLQFRVGNVLSLVMDALKQSGLSPSRLELEITETLVLEKSGQVLATLHALRALGVRISMDDFGTGYSSLSYLRSFPFDKIKIDQSFIRDLAANREAQAIVRSIVSLGKGLGVIITAEGVETEAELRCLRAEGCHEGQGYLFSRPRPNVDIVGLLQAQKDAAEGPSAGKAMVA
- a CDS encoding mechanosensitive ion channel family protein → MDLDLKDILDFLQTVARSIGAEVTSPWFYLQLGLVLSGAGLAFAASATVRARIDVTSLAMGWPGPLRQLLRVLLESVTTVVFVILMRIARTGMVLWTWPSRSYLLAVALKLALAWLVIRLITSVIRSTFIVQIVSISAWLVAALSIIGQLDNVVDALDSVSVVLGGLRLTPLLVIKLGVLLLGVLWLTNIASNFVESRITRSTDLTPSIQVLLIKMVRMGLMILGIAIAISAVGINLSALAIFSGAAGVGIGLGLQRIVANFVAGIILLADKSVKPGDLVTIGDSSGRISAMNTRYISVAAGDGREFLIPNEDLVTQKVTNWTYTDKNTLVKVNFGTNYDADPRLVCKLATEMAAEIPRTLKSKSPNCLLTEFTEAGMKFSLTCWIADPSYMDSVKSEVMLALWEAFKREGIRVPYPVREIRVRGGAVPVETTVEVPT
- the mepA gene encoding penicillin-insensitive murein endopeptidase is translated as MHVRLILVAILSSALVAAAPPARAQDKGSVEPKALPPLAHPDDPDTPAKELFARRLLPSAQPTKVIGTYNRGCIAGAERMPINGDDWQVMRLSRNRNFGHPNLIALLKRLAARAHKDAGWPGILVGDIGQPRGGPALSGHASHQIGLDADIWLTPMPQHRLSRNEREETSAVMMVREDRLDVDPRVFTKGHLAVIRAAALEPSVQRIFVNAAIKKALCRDARGDRSWLTKVRPWWGHDYHFHIRMVCPPGNPDCHGQTAQEGGDGCGDLDYWFSDAVLHPPPPKEPPKPPQPITMAQLPPACRAVLHAPDAKN
- the ftrA gene encoding transcriptional regulator FtrA, translating into MPPAAANTRPRDPGLVAVIAYDGLCTFEFGIAVEVFGLPRPEFDFSWYQFTVVAAEGRRSRAIGGVVIEAGASLARLKAASTIIVPGWRDRNERPPERLLRAISQAAARGARCVSICSGVFVLAAAGLLDGKRATTHWRHIPDLKRLYPDISVEEDTLYVDEGNVITSAGSAAGIDACLHLVRRDFGSRVANAVARRLVMPPHRDGGQAQYVVAPVQARPGRTIGEVMDWARARLSHPIAISAMAKRARMSERTFLRRFSDGTGSSPAAWLQQERMARARELLENATLSLADVSAQCGYQSLETFRVAFRRSVGTSPAAYRSRFRTGAS
- a CDS encoding potassium/proton antiporter, translated to MTSLDAVSIAILLGAVLVMAGILSSLLALRFGAPLLLVFLVIGMLAGDSGPGHIEFQDVRTTYLVGSVALALILFDGGLRTRFQSIRTVLAPSMVLATVGVLMTAFITAPVAKYALDLGWTEAMLVGAVIASTDAAAVFLLVHAQGLRLRPRVGATLEAESGSNDPFAVFLTLMLVELISAGHGSFTHFVIELVREAVLGTLFGIVGGRLVVIGLNKVALPQGLHAPFVATAALVIFGMAQIAHGSGFLAVYLAGIIIGNRPTRAHNSVVAFLDAATWLAQIVMFVLLGLLVSPHRLLDSLVPAIAVALVLMLIARPAAVFLCLYPFRFNWREKAFIAWTGLRGAVAIFLASIPMLVGLSKAYLYFDVAFVVVIISLLAQGWTLGVAARKLHVALPRTDRGPRRIELDLPGQLEQQLVGYAIRSKSLYFRRGLIPSWSKPTLVIRNQQILSPAEAEPIAPGDYLYLLAPPEKAESLDRFFVDMPPSAAPDPHLLGDFMVSAEHTLDEVAGIYGVKLGEGEERLTLADYFDIHLDNAPKEGATVALDTIVLVARSISGGRVNVVGLRLPEDEEDVPVLTRKQQVKRKLADVWSSVVGV
- a CDS encoding rhodanese-like domain-containing protein → MTTHVTEVPAPPSALALQHFEAMLGFETDCWDVHESLGAADPDFILVDVRGPASFAKGHIAGAINIPHRTMTAERMAEYPKDKLFVVYCAGPHCNGANRAAIRLARLGLPVKMMIGGITGWLDEGFALTAGD